Proteins encoded in a region of the Mucilaginibacter sabulilitoris genome:
- the glpK gene encoding glycerol kinase GlpK, with protein MEDYILALDQGTTSSRAIIFDHKGQIRSVAQKEFTQIFPQSGWVEHDPNEIWSTQASVAAEATVKMGINGTNLKAIGITNQRETTIVWDRVSGEPVYNAIVWQDRRTAAFCDKLKQDGHTDLIRSKTGLVIDAYFSASKIRWILDNVEGAREKANKGELAFGTVDSWLVWKFTRGRVHITDVTNAGRTMLFNIQTQQWDDELIAIFDIPKSMLPEVKQSSEIYGETATTIFASKVPIAGIAGDQHAALFGQMCIDKAMVKNTYGTGCFMLMNIGDQFMESKNNLLTTIAWKINGKIQYAFEGSIFIGGAVVQWLRDGLGIIKSSAEVEQLALAVNDTQGVYFVPAFAGLGAPYWKPDVRGTIVGLSRGTTASHIARAALESIAFQTMDVLKAMEADSGMEIKELRVDGGATKNDLLMQFQSNLLNCKVIRPNVVETTALGAAYLAGLAVGYWNSVEEIQQLWQSEKEFVPEGDESEIKKAVHGWRKAIRTAQVSAEELPDSELL; from the coding sequence ATGGAAGATTACATTTTAGCTTTAGACCAGGGCACAACCAGCTCCAGGGCTATCATATTTGATCATAAAGGACAGATTAGATCTGTCGCGCAAAAAGAATTTACACAGATATTTCCGCAATCGGGATGGGTAGAGCATGATCCGAACGAGATCTGGAGCACCCAGGCAAGTGTGGCAGCCGAGGCAACCGTTAAGATGGGCATTAACGGAACAAACCTGAAGGCCATCGGCATTACCAACCAGCGCGAAACAACTATTGTGTGGGACCGTGTTAGTGGTGAGCCTGTTTATAATGCCATTGTTTGGCAAGACCGCCGTACCGCTGCCTTTTGTGATAAGCTAAAGCAGGACGGCCATACTGATCTCATCCGCTCTAAAACCGGTCTGGTTATAGATGCCTACTTTTCGGCCTCAAAAATCAGGTGGATACTGGATAACGTAGAAGGCGCACGTGAAAAAGCCAACAAAGGCGAATTGGCATTTGGTACAGTAGATAGCTGGCTGGTTTGGAAATTTACCCGCGGCCGCGTGCACATCACCGATGTTACCAATGCCGGCCGTACCATGCTTTTTAATATACAAACTCAGCAATGGGATGATGAGCTGATTGCGATTTTCGACATTCCGAAAAGCATGTTGCCCGAGGTAAAACAATCAAGTGAGATCTATGGCGAAACAGCTACCACTATTTTTGCATCAAAAGTACCTATCGCGGGTATAGCCGGCGACCAGCATGCAGCGCTTTTTGGCCAGATGTGTATTGATAAGGCTATGGTTAAAAACACCTACGGTACCGGCTGTTTTATGCTGATGAATATTGGCGATCAGTTTATGGAGTCAAAAAATAACCTGTTAACTACTATAGCCTGGAAAATTAATGGCAAAATACAATACGCCTTTGAGGGTAGCATATTTATTGGTGGCGCGGTGGTGCAATGGCTGCGCGATGGTTTGGGGATAATTAAATCATCGGCCGAGGTAGAGCAGCTGGCTTTGGCCGTGAACGATACCCAGGGTGTATATTTTGTGCCCGCCTTTGCAGGGCTTGGCGCGCCATACTGGAAACCCGATGTACGCGGAACCATAGTTGGTCTTAGCCGCGGTACAACCGCCTCGCACATTGCAAGGGCCGCGCTCGAATCCATAGCCTTCCAAACAATGGATGTGCTGAAAGCCATGGAAGCTGATAGTGGAATGGAGATAAAAGAGCTTAGGGTTGATGGCGGCGCTACTAAGAACGACCTGCTGATGCAGTTTCAATCAAACTTGCTCAATTGTAAGGTGATCAGGCCTAATGTAGTAGAGACTACTGCGCTTGGGGCCGCTTACCTGGCTGGTCTTGCGGTAGGGTATTGGAACAGTGTAGAAGAGATACAACAGTTGTGGCAATCTGAAAAAGAGTTTGTGCCGGAGGGCGACGAGTCAGAGATAAAAAAGGCAGTACACGGTTGGCGCAAAGCTATCCGCACGGCACAGGTATCTGCCGAAGAATTGCCCGATTCTGAATTATTGTAA
- a CDS encoding glycerol-3-phosphate dehydrogenase/oxidase gives MVETNRDDIVTSIVGPEKIWDVIIVGGGATGLGAAVDAASRGYKTILLEQADFAKGTSSRSTKLVHGGVRYLAQGDIGLVREALYERGLLLKNAPHLVKNESFIIPNYEWWGGAFYTIGLTIYDLLAGKLGFGRAKHISKKDVIAKLSTINQKGLYGGVVYHDGQFDDSRLAVNLAQTALEQGATVLNYFKVVSLLKSDQQKITGVVVTDVETGQSYELKGKTVINATGVFVDNLLQMDKPGKRAMVRPSQGVHIVLDRSFMPGEDALMIPKTEDGRVLFAVPWHDKLVVGTTDTPLNEHSLEPRALEEEIEFIIRTAKKYLTKVPTRKDVLSVFAGLRPLAAPEGGSSKTKEISRSHKLLVSESGLITITGGKWTTYRRMGEDTIDKAIEIGKLITKPSVTKDLPIHGSKTNVDRNDHLYVYGSDEEAILALLKENSEWARKLHPDMPYLKVEVVWAVRHEMARSVEDVLARRVRALFLNARAAIDMAPEVASLIAKELGKNKAWEVEQVQTFTDLANGYLLEPYHP, from the coding sequence AATAGTAGGCCCCGAAAAAATATGGGACGTAATTATAGTGGGGGGCGGGGCCACCGGTTTAGGCGCCGCGGTGGATGCGGCTTCGCGGGGGTATAAAACCATACTGCTTGAACAGGCTGATTTTGCAAAGGGCACATCAAGCCGCAGTACCAAATTAGTACACGGCGGGGTGCGCTATTTGGCCCAGGGCGATATTGGCCTCGTGCGTGAGGCTTTGTATGAACGTGGGTTGCTGCTTAAAAACGCGCCGCACCTGGTAAAAAATGAATCGTTTATTATTCCCAATTATGAATGGTGGGGCGGCGCTTTTTATACCATCGGCTTAACCATATACGATCTGCTGGCGGGCAAGCTGGGGTTTGGCCGGGCAAAGCACATATCAAAAAAGGATGTGATCGCTAAATTATCTACCATTAATCAGAAAGGGTTGTACGGAGGGGTTGTATACCACGACGGGCAGTTTGACGATTCAAGGCTTGCGGTTAACCTTGCTCAAACCGCACTTGAACAAGGGGCAACCGTTCTTAATTATTTTAAGGTAGTGAGCCTACTTAAAAGCGATCAGCAAAAAATAACGGGTGTTGTTGTTACCGATGTAGAAACCGGACAAAGCTATGAGCTGAAAGGAAAAACGGTTATTAATGCTACAGGCGTATTTGTTGATAACCTGCTGCAGATGGATAAGCCCGGCAAAAGGGCCATGGTGAGGCCAAGCCAGGGTGTACATATTGTGCTCGACAGGTCATTTATGCCAGGCGAGGATGCGTTGATGATCCCAAAAACAGAAGATGGGCGTGTGCTTTTTGCCGTGCCGTGGCATGATAAGCTGGTGGTTGGCACCACTGATACTCCGCTTAACGAACACAGTCTGGAACCCCGTGCACTGGAAGAAGAAATTGAATTTATTATCCGTACCGCCAAAAAGTACCTCACAAAAGTACCAACCCGTAAGGATGTGTTGAGCGTGTTTGCCGGCCTGCGCCCGCTGGCGGCCCCGGAAGGCGGATCATCAAAAACAAAAGAGATATCGCGCAGCCATAAACTGCTGGTGTCTGAATCAGGTCTGATCACCATAACAGGCGGAAAATGGACAACCTATCGGCGTATGGGAGAGGATACTATTGATAAAGCTATTGAAATTGGTAAATTAATCACCAAACCAAGCGTAACCAAAGATTTGCCTATACACGGAAGCAAAACCAATGTTGACCGTAACGATCATTTATATGTTTACGGAAGCGATGAAGAAGCCATACTTGCCCTGCTAAAAGAAAATTCAGAGTGGGCCCGTAAATTGCACCCGGATATGCCTTACCTTAAAGTTGAGGTAGTATGGGCAGTGAGGCACGAAATGGCCCGTAGTGTGGAGGATGTTCTGGCCCGCCGGGTGAGGGCTTTATTCCTGAACGCGCGTGCCGCCATTGATATGGCGCCAGAGGTTGCCAGCTTAATAGCAAAGGAACTTGGTAAAAACAAGGCCTGGGAAGTAGAACAGGTACAGACTTTTACCGATTTGGCTAATGGCTACCTGCTTGAACCTTATCATCCTTAA